Genomic DNA from Streptomyces sp. NBC_00464:
CGCCTCGCCACCTGGACCACCGAAACCAACAGCGCCGGCACCTGGACCCAGACCGGCGCCAAGACCAACCACTACGGCAACGACACCGACAGCCCCGACTGGACCGCCGAGAACACCGGCGGCATCCGCAGCCGCAATGTGCAGGGCAGTGGCGGTGACCTGGACGCGGTCACCAGCGCCACGGGCGACACCGTCCTGCAGCTGTCGGATATCCACGGGGACACGGTTGTCCAGCTGCCGCTGGATACGACAAAGGCCCCGACCGCCACCTCGTACGACGAGTACGGCAATCCCGAATCCGCGTCCGCCACCCGCTACGGCTGGCTCGGCAGCAAACAACGCTCCAGCGAAACGGTCACCGGGGCCACCCTCATGGGAGTGCGCCTCTACGACCCGACCGCCGGTCGCTTCCTCTCCACCGACCCGGTCCTCGGCGGCAACGCCAACGCGTACGAATACTGCAACGGCGACCCGGTCGACCGATTCGACCTCGATGGAAGATGGTGGCATTTCCGTAGACTGGTCCGCAGGGCGGGCCGGTTCGTCGCCCACCATCAGACACTGGTCTCCTACGCCCTCGCGGGAGCGTGCTCCTTCGCAACCGAAGACTGGGGAGCTCCCGCCTGCGCGGCAGGTGCGGGAGCCGTGACGGGATGGATCTCCTATCGCTACGGTCACAAGCGCCGGAGCCGTCATATCGGTGGATACTGGGCCAGCAGCTGGCGCGGAGCCCGCGACGGGCTGTACGGCTACGGCGCCGGCCGCACAGCTCACTACACCCGCCGCGCGAGAACCGTATGGCGATCCGCGAGGCATTGGTGGCGAGGCCGCTACACGCATGTCTGGCCCCACTACTAACCGAAGGGAAGGCTTCGCATGTTCCGTGACCCCCGTGTCCACACCCGCAAGTGGGCTGCACGCCACCCTCTGGGTATGGGACTGGTCGTCGGGGCGATCTTCTACCTGGTGGAAGTCATCGCGACCGGAGACCTCCTGGGAACGCTCCCCTTCGCAGCGGTGATCGGGGCCATTTTCTGGGTCACCTCTCTCGGTGAGCGGCGCCGCAGGAAGAAGCACCACCTGCCGCGCTGACCGGGCACCACGCGATACGGGTGTGAAATCCGCACCCGTATCGCGCGTGCCCCCCCTCGTCCGGGCACCGCTCGCGATGCCCCGCGCCCCATTCACCCTTGCACCGGGGCAGGGGAACCCGAGCGTCACGCGGCCACGCGTCCCCCTGCCCGGTCACCGCAATCCCCACGGAAATCTCGTGCGTAAATTCGTCGCACCTATTCTTCTCCTGCCCGTCTTCCTGTTCTCCGCCTGACCAGCGGAAAGACCGCCGACGCCTGACCGAGCGGCTTGCGGACGATGCCCGAGCCTCCGCCTGTCGGTGTTGCCCGTGGTGAGCTCGGTGAACTGCTTGTCGAGGCGCCACATGCGATGACTGGTTACCGCCGGGCGAACCGCACTGGGCCACGCAGCATGGGCAGTGCGACACCCGCGAGGTCGTTCTCCAGCGCGACGGGCAGGACGTCGTCAGGGACGACAAGTGCCGGGCTGTGGAGGGCATCTGGTACAGCGAGTACGACGGCAGGACCTTCACCGTCGCCGGCCAGCTCGACATCGACCACGTTGTCCCGCTGGCCGCGGCCTGCCGGGCCGGCGCCGACCGGATCTGCCCCATGCCCGCAGGCACAGTCACCCAGCGCGCATTCCGTGAGGTGACGACGGATGGCGAGTTCCCGGGCGAGGCGGATCTTTCTGCCCCGGGTCCCACTGCACACCCTGCGCCCGGACGCGCCCGAGGAGCTGGAGCGGCTCGTCACCCAGCTCCTGGCCAAGGACCCGGCTCAGCGGCCGGCCTCTGCCGGGAAAGTCCGGGACGTCCTCAACGAGATCAACGACCGGCATTTCGGACCGCACCGCCCAGCCGTGGCCGGGACCTTACGCACGACATCGACGTCACCCCGGCGGAAGCCACCGACGGATCGGTCAATCCCCTGCGGATCACCACGCACAAGCCCTGTCCCGCCTGCGCCGCCAGGACAGACGAGAAGGCGGCACGGTCCTGCACGACCGGCGAGGGGGAAGGCCGGCTCATCCAGCAGCGCACCTACAGGTCGGCATCCCCGCAGGCATCCGGGACGGCCAGAAGGTCCGGCTCCGCGAGCTCGGCAGTCCTGGCAAGTACGGCGGTGCGCCCGGGGATATGTACGTGGCCGTGCGCGTCCAGGACTGAACTGCCGCCCGGTATTCAGCCAGGCCCGATGGCTTTGTGCCATTCGTCAGCGATCCGCCTCCAACATCACTGTGGCCCGGCTACACAGAAGGCTGCGGGTAGCGCCCTGCTTACCCTGCGTGGTGAGGCCGGTTGTGGGGGAGGTCTGAGGGTTGCTGACCATCAACGTGGCAGTGCTGCTCGCTGTCATCGTCGTCATCCGGTTGCGTCGGCGTACGCATGCCCGGAGCCGGCTCGACGAGAAGTTCACCGTCGTCATCGTCCTGGCGCTCGGGGTTCTCATCGCCCCGACACCGCTGGGCCACGGAATCATGGACTTCCTCGGCCAACTTGCGAGCGGCGTCACTCAGGCGGGCCGATGAGTCCCCGCGCACGCAAAGGCCGCCCGGCAGTTGGCAGGCGCCGCCCACTGGTGCGGCAGCGGACCCGCAGGCCCAGCAAGCGGCGGACGGATGACCGGCTGATCGGATTCCTCGTAGCCATAGTCCTGGCCGTCGCCCTGGCCGTGGCCGTCGTCCACTGGCTGCTGGTCCACTGGTGGGTTTTGATCGTCCTCGGTGCGCTCGCGGTACTGGCCGGCGGTGGCTGGCTCTACCAGAAGCAACAGCAGGCACGGTGGGAAGCGGTCCGCGCGCAGGGACTGCGCTACGAGCTTCCCCAACTGGACGCCCTACACCATTCCCAGTTCGAGGACGCGGTGCGGGACCTGATGCACCGCGACGGCTGCCAGAACGCGGTCCGCGTCGGGGGCGGCGGAGACCTGGGCGCCGATGTGAAGGCCACCGACCCTTATGGGCGGCGCTGGGTGATCCAGTGCAAACACAGGCGCAACGGCCTGGCCGGGTCCGCCGTCGGGACACCCGACCTCCAGGTACTCAACGGCACAGCCCGCCAGGTCCACGGAGCCGACATCGCGGTGATCGTGACGAACGGCCGGGTGACCGCACCGGCCGTGGCCTTCGCGAAACAGCAACGCCTCCACGTGATCGACCGCCACACCCTCGGAGCGTGGGCGTCCGGCTCACGCCCTCTGTGGGAGCTGCTGCGGGCCGTCCCGCCGCCCCGCAAGCCGACCGCTCTCTCCTGAAACTGCCCTTTGACGAAGCGGGCGCGGCAGTACGTCAGGTCGCGGTGCTTGGAGGTTGATGCTGCTGCTGGACGTTTTCGACGTGGTGTCCGAGGAGGAGGGCATTGATCCGGGTTGCGACCGGCTCTGCTTGCCTTGGTCGAGCCCGACGAGCGCGGTGACCCGATGGCGCCACTGTGGTGGACGACGAAGTCGACCCGAAAGTTGGCAGCGGCTCTGACCCGGCAGGGCCATCGCGTCTCTGCCGACACGGTCGCCAGCCTGCTGCGGGAGGAAGGCTTTAGTCTGCAGGCCAACGCCAAGGCCATCGAAGGTGCTCAAGGTATCGGGGCGGGGATGCACCGCTGCAAACCGTGCCGCCCCAGCCCTGCCACCTGGGGCACGTTGGGCTGTACGCCGGTCAGGAGCACCCGACTGCAGTGGTCATGCGGGCGTATGCCTCATCGAGTAGCTGGGGTGCTTCGGGAGGATGATCGGGCTCTGTGGTCATGCGGTGGATGGTGAGGCTGTGTTCGGTGCGGGTGAGGTCTGCCCGGGCGATCAGCTGGTCATGGGCGAGGAGGGGGCAGACGTAGTAGCCGTGGGCGCGGTGGTGGGCGGGTTTGTATGCCTCCAGGGTGTGAGTGAAACCGAAGAGCCGCTGGGTACGGGGTCTGTACCAGATCAGGTTGTCGAACGGTCCCAGGAAGACGGCCGGGCCATCCGCTCTGCCGGGGTCTGTCAGGACGTCGGGATGTGCCCAGGTTGCCTTGGTCCAGCCAGAGACGGTGACAGGGAGCAAGGGGCTATGTGGGAGGAGCCGCGTGGCGGCGCGGGTGGGGATGCGGAGGTAGTCGGCGAGGTCGCTGGTGGTGGCGATGCCGAGGGCGCGGCCGGCGTAGGTGAGCAGGGCGGTGAGGCATTCGTCGTCGGTCTGCGCCTCTGTGTGCAGGTGTGGGGGGAGGTGGCGTTCGGGGAGGTCGAGCAGACGTTCCCAGCGTGGAGTGCGGCGCACGCAGATGAGGTCGCCGGCCCACAACATGAACTCGGCGGCTCGTTTGGCCGGTCCCCAGGCCCAGCCGTTGCTCGCCCGGTCGCCGGGCTGTCGTAGCTCGCGCTGGGTGAGGGGGCCGTGTTCGCGGATCAGGTTGAGGATGCGGTCGCGTTCGGCGGGCTCGGGGTAATCGGGGCGGCGGCGGGCGGCGCGGCGGCGGAAGGCCCATAGGGGCCAGTCGTTGAGCGGTACCAGGGCGAGGGCATGGGCGGGGTACTCGAAGGCCACTGGTGGGGGAGCGATGCGCAGGTCAGCGTCGACTGCAGCTGTGGTGGTGTGGGGGAGACGGCTGGTGAAGGTGAGCTGGTGCGCCCGGGCCAGGACGTTGATGGAGTCGAGCTGGACGATGTGGAGCCGGTCGAGTACTCCCTCGACGGTTGGCTGGGGAAGGGCGGGGTGGATGCCGCTGGCGGCGATGGCCAGGCGCCGGGCCTCTGCGCGGGACAGATCGATGGCGGCCGGTGGGTGTGGGGTCATGTGCCCGCCTGAGCGGCAGGTGCCGGGGTGTCGGTGGCCGGAGGCGTCGTGGTGGCTGCGGGTTTGAGGGTTGGCAGGAGTGCGGCGGTCAGCAGGCCGAAGGCAGCGCAGCCGGTGAGGACGGTGAGGGCGGTGGTGAAGTGCTGTTGGGCGGTGAGGGCGCCGATGACGGCGGCGGTAATGCCGTTGGATACGTCGGTGCTGGCGGCGACCCAGGTGTTGGCCTCGGTGCGGACGTCGTCAGTGGCGTGGGCGTCGACCAGGAGGAAGGCGCTGATGAACAGTGGGGTGACGAAGAGTCCGGACAGGAGCAGGAGGGCGCCCAGGGCCCAGGGGGGCCGGGCGAGCAGGAGGAAGCAGGCAGGGAGGGCGAAACCTACGGTCAGCAGCCGGTAGAGGGTCCACAGCGGAAGGCGGCTGGTGGGAAGGACGGCGTAGAGGAGGCCGCCGATGACGCCGCCGGCGGATGTCGCGGCGAGCAGGGGGCCGATGAGGGCGGTGGTGTGCTCGTGCTGGCTGTAGGCGGGCACGTAGATGCCCATTCCGCCGAAGAGGCAGCCCATGACGAGCAGCGGAAGCATGATCATGACGATGCGGGGCTGGGCGAGTGGCCCCAGCCACCGGTGCGTGCTCCGTGCCGCGCTGGTTCGCACCGGTGCGGCGGGGGCCTTGGTGGGGGTAAGTCCGTAGGCGCGGGCGGCGGTCAGGTAGAGGGCGATCACCACCAGGAACATGGCGGCCGCGCTCTCGTAGGCGGTGACGGGGCCGAGGAAGGCGATCAGGGCGCCGGCGGTGAGCGGGGCGGCGACGAAGCCGGCTTCTTCGAGGATGCTGTCGGCCGAGTGCACGGCTTTCAGGTCCTGCGGGCTGGTGACCAGGCGGCGCCATGAGGAACGCAGCGCCGCGTTCAGCGGCGGGCTGCTCATGTTCGCTGTGAGGGCGAGCAGGAGGGTGGTCCACCAGGGCCA
This window encodes:
- a CDS encoding DnaJ C-terminal domain-containing protein, with the protein product MRDGQKVRLRELGSPGKYGGAPGDMYVAVRVQD
- a CDS encoding restriction endonuclease, with protein sequence MSPRARKGRPAVGRRRPLVRQRTRRPSKRRTDDRLIGFLVAIVLAVALAVAVVHWLLVHWWVLIVLGALAVLAGGGWLYQKQQQARWEAVRAQGLRYELPQLDALHHSQFEDAVRDLMHRDGCQNAVRVGGGGDLGADVKATDPYGRRWVIQCKHRRNGLAGSAVGTPDLQVLNGTARQVHGADIAVIVTNGRVTAPAVAFAKQQRLHVIDRHTLGAWASGSRPLWELLRAVPPPRKPTALS
- a CDS encoding winged helix-turn-helix domain-containing protein; its protein translation is MTPHPPAAIDLSRAEARRLAIAASGIHPALPQPTVEGVLDRLHIVQLDSINVLARAHQLTFTSRLPHTTTAAVDADLRIAPPPVAFEYPAHALALVPLNDWPLWAFRRRAARRRPDYPEPAERDRILNLIREHGPLTQRELRQPGDRASNGWAWGPAKRAAEFMLWAGDLICVRRTPRWERLLDLPERHLPPHLHTEAQTDDECLTALLTYAGRALGIATTSDLADYLRIPTRAATRLLPHSPLLPVTVSGWTKATWAHPDVLTDPGRADGPAVFLGPFDNLIWYRPRTQRLFGFTHTLEAYKPAHHRAHGYYVCPLLAHDQLIARADLTRTEHSLTIHRMTTEPDHPPEAPQLLDEAYARMTTAVGCS
- a CDS encoding MFS transporter, with amino-acid sequence MPKILAVLGRRPVGPLLALAFAARTTAAVLPIALLLALADRYGYGRAALVGGSTTLVLALLVPLRGRLLDRAGHRHALPVMGASAMALTATAAISVAARWPWWTTLLLALTANMSSPPLNAALRSSWRRLVTSPQDLKAVHSADSILEEAGFVAAPLTAGALIAFLGPVTAYESAAAMFLVVIALYLTAARAYGLTPTKAPAAPVRTSAARSTHRWLGPLAQPRIVMIMLPLLVMGCLFGGMGIYVPAYSQHEHTTALIGPLLAATSAGGVIGGLLYAVLPTSRLPLWTLYRLLTVGFALPACFLLLARPPWALGALLLLSGLFVTPLFISAFLLVDAHATDDVRTEANTWVAASTDVSNGITAAVIGALTAQQHFTTALTVLTGCAAFGLLTAALLPTLKPAATTTPPATDTPAPAAQAGT